In Nocardioides nitrophenolicus, the genomic window GGTGCTGCCGTGGCTGCTGCGGCCGGACCGGCTGACGCCGGCACGGCGGGCGCTGGCCGCGACCGGCGCGGCCGCCACACTGCTCATCACGCTGCTGAGCGCGACCGGCCAACAGCCGGAGGCCCCGGCGAACCCGCTCTCCCTCGACGGCACCGCGGTGGGCGCGGCGTCGCCGCACCTGGTCTGGCCCTGCCTGTGGGTCTGCGCCGCGGTCGGCCTGCTGGCCGTGGGCGACGTGGTGCGGCAGTGGCGGCGGGAGCCGAGCGACAGCGCCCGGGCCTACGGCGTGCTCGCCTCGGCGGTCACCTTGATGTTCGCCGGGATGACGATGCTGCAGTTCTGGCCGACCGACGCCGGCCGCGCGGCCGTGCAGCCGCTGGGCATCCCCGTGCTCGCGGTCGCCCAGGTGCTGCTGTGCCTGTCGGTGGTGGTCGTCGTCCTGCGCACCTGGGACGGCGGCCCGGACATCGTCGTGCCCCGACTCGCCGTCTGGGCCCTGCTGTCCTCGGTGGTCGCCCTGCTCTACGTCAGCGCGGTCGGCCTGGCGATCCGGCTGCTGCCGATGAACGACGACGCCGTGCGGACCCTGGTCGTCGCCGGCCTGGCCCTCGTCATCCACCCGCTGCGCCAATGGCTGCAGGGCCGGGTCGACCGGCTCGTCCACGGCGCCGCCGCCGACCCGGTCCGGCTCCTCGGCCAGCTCGGCCGACAGGTGCGGGGCGAGGACCGCCGCGACGTGCTGCCGGCGCTGGTCGAGAGCGTGCGCGACGGACTGCGGTTGGGCCGGCTCGAGATCGTCTCGGTGGCCGAGCCGCGGGTGAGGGTGCACAGCGGCGCGGCCCGCGCGCAGACGCTGCCCGAGCACCGGGCCGACCTCCGGCTGGTGGTCGACGACCGTCACGTCGGTGACCTGACCGCCCTGGCGGCTCCGGGGCAGCGTCTCGACGCCCGAACCCGGAAGGTGCTGAGGTCGCTGTCGGACGTCCTCGCCCTCGGCCTGGACCTCGCCCAGTCGCAGCTGCGCCTGCAGGCCGCCTCGGAGCGGCTCGGCGAGGTGCGCCACGAGGAGCGGCGGATGCTGCGCCGCGAGCTGCACGACAGCCTCGGCCCGGCGCTGGCCGGGGTCGGGCTCGGCCTCGCCGCCGCCCAGCGCCGGCTGCGCCACGACCCACCGGGGGCGTCGGTGCTGCTGGACGAGATGCGCGCCGAGCTGACCCGGCGTACCGACGACATCCGGATGCTGGCGCGCTCGCTGCTGCCCGTCCAGCTCGACGACGGCGACCTCGCCGCCGCCCTCGACGTCCTCGCCACCCGGTTCCGTGGGGCCGGCCTCGACGTGCGGACGTACGTCGACCCGGCAGCCACGCTCGACACCAGGCGCCAGATCGCGGTCTACCACGTCGCCACGGAGGCGCTGATGAATGCCTACCGGCACGCCCAGGCCGGCGCGGTCGACCTGGCCGTGACGGCCGCTCCCGGCGGCGGTGTCGTGCTCGACGTCGCCGACGACGGCCGCGGCGTCGGGGAGGCTCCCCGGACCGGGGTCGGTCTGTCGTCGATGCGGGAGCGTGCCGACGAGCTCGGCGGCAGCGTCGTGGTCGAGCCGCGGCCCGACGCCCCAGGAACCCGCGTGAGGATGGTGCTGCCATGAGTCCGGTCGAGACGTCCAGGATCCGGGTCGTCGTCGTCGACGACCATCCGGTGTTCCGGATCGGGCTCTCCTCACTGCTCGAGGAGACCGGCTTCGACGTCGTCGGCCAGGCCGCCTCCGAGGAGGAGGCGGTGGCCGTGGTGGACGAGAGCGCCCCCGACGTGGTCCTGATGGATCTCGACCTCGGTGCGGGCTCGGGCGCCACCGCCACTCGCGAGATCCTGCGTCGGCGGCCCGGCACCGGCGTCCTGGTGATCACCATGTTCGGCGACGACGAGGCACTGTTCGGGGCGCTGCGTGCCGGAGCCCGTGGCTACCTGGTGAAGGGCGCGGAGCCGGAGGAGATCGAGGGCGCGGTGCGCGCGATCGCCGGCGGCGCCGTGATGCTCGGCCCTCAGGTGGCGGGCCGGGCGGTCGACTTCCTGACGGGCGCGCGCAGCGCCCGCGGCGGGGTCTTCGCCGAGCTCACCGAGCGCGAGCGGGACGTGCTGGAGCTCGTGGCGCGCGGCCACGACAACGCCACCATCGCGCGGATGCTGGTGCTCACGACCAAGACGGTGCGCAACTACGTGTACGCGATCTTCACCAAGCTCGACGTGGGCGACCGTGCCGCGCTCGTGGTCAAGGCGCGGGAGGCGGGCGTCGGCGTGAGCCGGCCCGAGGAGGGCGGCCCGGCGTACTGAGGACGCCTGCACCTGCCGGCCGGGCTGCCCTGGAGCCGAGGGTGGAGGCACCGCCGTAGAGCACGGCGGTCGGCGCCCACGCGCCGCTCCCGAGAGAGTCGAGTCCCCATGTCACTCGTCACCGATCCACGGGAGGCTCCCGTGCCCGTGGACACCTCCCGCTTCCGTGCCTGGCCCCTGTGGCTGAGCGGCGCCGGCCTGCTCGGCATGGTCGGCACCCTGTTCACCGACCAGCGTCCGACCGGGGAGCAGCAGTCCTCGGACTACACCGTCTCCGTCGCGGACATGCCCGGGCTCGACCACCTGCCCTTCCGCGTCGGCGGCTTCGCCGGCTTCGTCTGCGTGGCGGCGCTGCTCGTCTTCGCGGCCGTCTGGCGCCGCCAGGTCAGCCAGCGCTACGACTGGTCGATCGGTGCCTCGGTCGTGACCTACGGCGCGGTGGCCGCCGCCGGCACGTTCACCCTGGCGTACGGCTGGAAGGGCGCGCTCGGGAACTACCTGCACGGCGCGATCGAGGAGGGCACCTACGACGACGCCGGTCTCTACACCTACTACGTGATGAACGACTTCAGCCCGTTCATCGCCGCCCTCCCGCTCGCGGTCGCGCTCGGCGGGATCGCGTGGATGGGCCTGCGGGAGGGCCTGGTCACCCGGGGGCCCGCCATCCTCGCCGGCCTGATCTGCCTGCTCGCGTTCGGTGCTGTCGCCGCGACCGGCGTCCCCGGCCTGCCCTTCGTCGCCCTGCCGGGCGTCGTGCTCGTCGGGCTCTGGCTCTCGCTGAGCCGGAGCCGCGTGGTCAAGGAGGACCTGTCGTGAGGAGGGGCCGCACGATCGGGCTGCTGACCGCGGCCGTCGTCCTCGTCGCGTCGCCGGCGACGGCTCAGCCGGGCGACCCGGGGGACCCGCCTCCCCCGACCGGGCCGATCGACCGGACGCCGCCGACGATCCACATCGACTACCCGACCGGCGGGGTCGACGGCTGGTTCTCCGGCCCCCGCAGCGTGCCGGTCCTCGTCAGCGACCAGGGCACGGGAGGCGGCGCCAGCTCCGGGGTGGCCCAGGTCGGCTACACGATGACCGGCGCCACCGAGCTGGAGGAGACCTTCGAGGGCCACCGGGGGAGCATCCCGGTCAGCAACGAGGGCTCGACCCAGATCGACATCGTCGCCGTCGACGGCAACGGCAACCGGGCCACCGCGCGGATCTGGGTCGGC contains:
- a CDS encoding sensor histidine kinase, with product MDAQDGGRTAPAGRDHLAVGIVVLTWGLALGAVVATLAAGQPFDEVPWYAERSYFVLYLLVALTTGPTAAVIVRRGPHPAGLLTALIGTGFAASAAALAWSFLAWSHPGLPGAGFAVHASGWLSAPGGFLAITVLPWLLRPDRLTPARRALAATGAAATLLITLLSATGQQPEAPANPLSLDGTAVGAASPHLVWPCLWVCAAVGLLAVGDVVRQWRREPSDSARAYGVLASAVTLMFAGMTMLQFWPTDAGRAAVQPLGIPVLAVAQVLLCLSVVVVVLRTWDGGPDIVVPRLAVWALLSSVVALLYVSAVGLAIRLLPMNDDAVRTLVVAGLALVIHPLRQWLQGRVDRLVHGAAADPVRLLGQLGRQVRGEDRRDVLPALVESVRDGLRLGRLEIVSVAEPRVRVHSGAARAQTLPEHRADLRLVVDDRHVGDLTALAAPGQRLDARTRKVLRSLSDVLALGLDLAQSQLRLQAASERLGEVRHEERRMLRRELHDSLGPALAGVGLGLAAAQRRLRHDPPGASVLLDEMRAELTRRTDDIRMLARSLLPVQLDDGDLAAALDVLATRFRGAGLDVRTYVDPAATLDTRRQIAVYHVATEALMNAYRHAQAGAVDLAVTAAPGGGVVLDVADDGRGVGEAPRTGVGLSSMRERADELGGSVVVEPRPDAPGTRVRMVLP
- a CDS encoding response regulator transcription factor, with protein sequence MSPVETSRIRVVVVDDHPVFRIGLSSLLEETGFDVVGQAASEEEAVAVVDESAPDVVLMDLDLGAGSGATATREILRRRPGTGVLVITMFGDDEALFGALRAGARGYLVKGAEPEEIEGAVRAIAGGAVMLGPQVAGRAVDFLTGARSARGGVFAELTERERDVLELVARGHDNATIARMLVLTTKTVRNYVYAIFTKLDVGDRAALVVKAREAGVGVSRPEEGGPAY